One window of the Macaca thibetana thibetana isolate TM-01 chromosome 1, ASM2454274v1, whole genome shotgun sequence genome contains the following:
- the TRMT13 gene encoding tRNA:m(4)X modification enzyme TRM13 homolog isoform X5 has product MATSASSPHATGFPAEGRCGYYVEKKKRFCRMVVAAGKRFCGEHAGAAEEEDARKRILCPLDPKHTVYEDQLAKHLKKCNSREKPKPDFYIQDINAGLKDETEIPEQLVPISSLSEEQLEKLIKKLRKASEGLNSTLKDHIMSHPALHDALNDPKNGDSAAKHLKQQASILGNIEKLKLLGPRRCFVEFGAGKGKLSHWVDIALKDAEKVHFILVEKVTTRFKVDGKHRKKNSVFERLQIDIQHLCLNKIPVLREGKLPVVGIGKHLCGMATDEVSLCHPGWSAVAQSRLTATSTSQVQAILLPQPPKLLGLQARATTPG; this is encoded by the exons ATGGCGACCTCCGCGTCGTCGCCGCACGCGACTGGTTTTCCAGCTGAGGGTAGATGCGGTTACTATGTGGAAAAGAAGAAACGGTTCTGCAGGATGGTGGTGGCCGCAGGGAAAAGATTTTGTGGTGAACACGCTGGAGCCGCGGAG GAAGAAGATGCTCGGAAAAGAATCCTGTGTCCTTTAGATCCAAAACA cacAGTATATGAAGATCAACTagcaaagcatttgaaaaaatgtaaCTCAAGAGAGAAACCAAAACCT gaTTTCTATATTCAAGATATTAATGCAGGCTTAAAAGATGAAACAGAAATACCTGAACAATTA gtTCCAATTTCTTCTCTATCTGAAGAGCAGTTGGAAAAGTTAATTAAGAAATTGAGAAAAGCAAGTGAAG GTTTGAATTCTACACTTAAAGATCATATTATGTCCCATCCAGCATTACATGATGCACTTAATGACCCTAAAAATGGTGATTCTGCAGCCAAGCACCTGAAACAGCAG GCTTCTATTTTAGGTAacattgaaaaattaaagttactTGGTCCGAGAAGATGCTTTGTTGAGTTTGGAGCGGGAAAGGGAAAATTATCTCATTGGGTTGATATTGCCTTAAAAGATGCTGAAAAAGTTCACTTCATCCTAGTAGAAAAGGTGACCACAAGATTCAAG GTGGatggaaaacacagaaagaaaaattcagtgtTTGAAAGACTTCAAATTGATATTCAACACTTGTGTTTGA ACAAGATTCCTGTGCTAAGAGAAGGAAAACTACCTGTGGTAGGAATTGGAAAGCATCTGTGTGGTATGGCAACAG atgaagtctcactctgtcacccaggctggagtgcagtggcacaatctcgcctcactgcaacctccacctcccaggttcaagcaattctcctgcctcagcctcccaaactgctgggactacaggctcgtgccaccacgcctggctaa
- the TRMT13 gene encoding tRNA:m(4)X modification enzyme TRM13 homolog isoform X4, with the protein MATSASSPHATGFPAEGRCGYYVEKKKRFCRMVVAAGKRFCGEHAGAAEEEDARKRILCPLDPKHTVYEDQLAKHLKKCNSREKPKPDFYIQDINAGLKDETEIPEQLVPISSLSEEQLEKLIKKLRKASEGLNSTLKDHIMSHPALHDALNDPKNGDSAAKHLKQQASILGNIEKLKLLGPRRCFVEFGAGKGKLSHWVDIALKDAEKVHFILVEKVTTRFKVDGKHRKKNSVFERLQIDIQHLCLNKIPVLREGKLPVVGIGKHLCGMATGFLVLKKRRK; encoded by the exons ATGGCGACCTCCGCGTCGTCGCCGCACGCGACTGGTTTTCCAGCTGAGGGTAGATGCGGTTACTATGTGGAAAAGAAGAAACGGTTCTGCAGGATGGTGGTGGCCGCAGGGAAAAGATTTTGTGGTGAACACGCTGGAGCCGCGGAG GAAGAAGATGCTCGGAAAAGAATCCTGTGTCCTTTAGATCCAAAACA cacAGTATATGAAGATCAACTagcaaagcatttgaaaaaatgtaaCTCAAGAGAGAAACCAAAACCT gaTTTCTATATTCAAGATATTAATGCAGGCTTAAAAGATGAAACAGAAATACCTGAACAATTA gtTCCAATTTCTTCTCTATCTGAAGAGCAGTTGGAAAAGTTAATTAAGAAATTGAGAAAAGCAAGTGAAG GTTTGAATTCTACACTTAAAGATCATATTATGTCCCATCCAGCATTACATGATGCACTTAATGACCCTAAAAATGGTGATTCTGCAGCCAAGCACCTGAAACAGCAG GCTTCTATTTTAGGTAacattgaaaaattaaagttactTGGTCCGAGAAGATGCTTTGTTGAGTTTGGAGCGGGAAAGGGAAAATTATCTCATTGGGTTGATATTGCCTTAAAAGATGCTGAAAAAGTTCACTTCATCCTAGTAGAAAAGGTGACCACAAGATTCAAG GTGGatggaaaacacagaaagaaaaattcagtgtTTGAAAGACTTCAAATTGATATTCAACACTTGTGTTTGA ACAAGATTCCTGTGCTAAGAGAAGGAAAACTACCTGTGGTAGGAATTGGAAAGCATCTGTGTGGTATGGCAACAG
- the TRMT13 gene encoding tRNA:m(4)X modification enzyme TRM13 homolog isoform X3 has product MATSASSPHATGFPAEGRCGYYVEKKKRFCRMVVAAGKRFCGEHAGAAEEEDARKRILCPLDPKHTVYEDQLAKHLKKCNSREKPKPDFYIQDINAGLKDETEIPEQLVPISSLSEEQLEKLIKKLRKASEGLNSTLKDHIMSHPALHDALNDPKNGDSAAKHLKQQASILGNIEKLKLLGPRRCFVEFGAGKGKLSHWVDIALKDAEKVHFILVEKVTTRFKVDGKHRKKNSVFERLQIDIQHLCLNKIPVLREGKLPVVGIGKHLCGMATGVIGDIMWAKNISGL; this is encoded by the exons ATGGCGACCTCCGCGTCGTCGCCGCACGCGACTGGTTTTCCAGCTGAGGGTAGATGCGGTTACTATGTGGAAAAGAAGAAACGGTTCTGCAGGATGGTGGTGGCCGCAGGGAAAAGATTTTGTGGTGAACACGCTGGAGCCGCGGAG GAAGAAGATGCTCGGAAAAGAATCCTGTGTCCTTTAGATCCAAAACA cacAGTATATGAAGATCAACTagcaaagcatttgaaaaaatgtaaCTCAAGAGAGAAACCAAAACCT gaTTTCTATATTCAAGATATTAATGCAGGCTTAAAAGATGAAACAGAAATACCTGAACAATTA gtTCCAATTTCTTCTCTATCTGAAGAGCAGTTGGAAAAGTTAATTAAGAAATTGAGAAAAGCAAGTGAAG GTTTGAATTCTACACTTAAAGATCATATTATGTCCCATCCAGCATTACATGATGCACTTAATGACCCTAAAAATGGTGATTCTGCAGCCAAGCACCTGAAACAGCAG GCTTCTATTTTAGGTAacattgaaaaattaaagttactTGGTCCGAGAAGATGCTTTGTTGAGTTTGGAGCGGGAAAGGGAAAATTATCTCATTGGGTTGATATTGCCTTAAAAGATGCTGAAAAAGTTCACTTCATCCTAGTAGAAAAGGTGACCACAAGATTCAAG GTGGatggaaaacacagaaagaaaaattcagtgtTTGAAAGACTTCAAATTGATATTCAACACTTGTGTTTGA ACAAGATTCCTGTGCTAAGAGAAGGAAAACTACCTGTGGTAGGAATTGGAAAGCATCTGTGTGGTATGGCAACAG